One window of Photobacterium atrarenae genomic DNA carries:
- a CDS encoding response regulator — MAKGCLIIDDNYIVATIISQLLRHERSRKVAVFDEIIHKKDANESLKAITSRKFELIFLDLSLSRPLDGISLLSQIQQLTPETPVIIISGETDASVVKEVLIKKPLDYIVKPISLRKVITGLNQYRKVCESSVSCHSSP; from the coding sequence ATGGCCAAAGGGTGCCTGATTATTGATGACAATTATATTGTCGCGACGATTATCTCTCAGCTACTCCGGCATGAAAGGTCACGAAAGGTGGCGGTTTTTGATGAAATCATACATAAAAAAGATGCGAACGAATCCCTCAAAGCAATCACCAGTCGAAAATTTGAACTCATTTTCCTTGACCTCAGCCTGAGCCGCCCCCTCGATGGCATTAGTCTTCTCTCTCAAATCCAACAGTTAACGCCAGAAACACCTGTCATCATTATTTCAGGAGAAACTGATGCCAGCGTTGTAAAAGAGGTTCTTATTAAAAAACCACTAGATTATATTGTCAAACCGATTTCTCTGAGAAAAGTTATCACTGGATTAAATCAGTATCGTAAAGTATGCGAATCTAGTGTATCTTGTCATTCATCACCTTGA
- a CDS encoding DUF3861 domain-containing protein, protein MKSLFRKPKHYRVTIEETSSEESNSPASLTFELQDREDLFAIVDKLKSHSGLDEQAATQAGVGLRLLGTVMMKERKHPLFSEFIPHFKAFIQQLKSLIK, encoded by the coding sequence TTGAAATCTTTATTCAGAAAACCGAAACACTACCGCGTCACAATTGAAGAAACGAGCTCAGAGGAGTCAAACAGCCCTGCAAGCTTGACGTTTGAACTACAAGATCGAGAAGACCTATTTGCAATTGTCGACAAACTGAAAAGCCATAGCGGACTTGACGAGCAGGCAGCAACACAAGCCGGTGTAGGGTTACGTCTACTTGGAACTGTGATGATGAAAGAGAGGAAGCATCCACTTTTTTCTGAATTCATACCGCATTTCAAAGCATTTATCCAGCAATTAAAAAGCCTCATCAAATAA